A single region of the Hippoglossus hippoglossus isolate fHipHip1 chromosome 17, fHipHip1.pri, whole genome shotgun sequence genome encodes:
- the slc25a42 gene encoding mitochondrial coenzyme A transporter SLC25A42, whose translation MGNGVQEQRASLTQGEVLPLASSSQSEGLMHTRTILNSLFSGALAGALAKTAVAPLDRTKIIFQVSSARFSAKEAYRLIYRTYLKDGFFSLWRGNSATMVRVIPYAAIQFCAHEQYKRQLGSYYGFQGKVLPPLPRLLAGSMAGTTAAMLTYPLDMVRARMAVTPKEMYSNILHVFVRISREEGLKTLYRGFAPTILGVVPYAGLSFFTYETLKKLHAERSGRPYPYSYERLAFGACAGLIGQSASYPLDVVRRRMQTAGVTGHTYGTILGTMREIVSEEGVIRGLYKGLSMNWVKGPVAVGISFTTFDLTQILLRKLHQMGYTSR comes from the exons GGCCTGATGCACACTCGGACTATCCTCAACTCGCTCTTCTCAGGGGCTTTAGCAGGAGCTTTGGCCAAGACCGCTGTCGCCCCATTGGACAGGACTAAAATCATCTTCCAAG tgtcgTCAGCACGATTCTCTGCCAAG GAGGCATACAGGCTGATATACCGCACCTACCTAAAGGATGGcttcttcagtctgtggagGGGGAACTCTGCCACCATGGTGCGAGTCATCCCATACGCTGCCATCCAGTTCTGTGCTCATGAGCAGTACAAGAGGCAGCTGGGAAGCTACTATGGCTTTCAGGGCAA AGTCCTGCCTCCGTTACCAAGGTTACTGGCCGGATCTATGGCTGGTACAACGGCGGCCATGCTGACCTATCCTCTGGACATGGTGCGAGCTAGGATGGCTGTAACACCAAAGGAAAT GTACAGTAATatcctgcatgtgtttgtgcggATTTCTCGAGAAGAGGGCCTGAAGACGCTGTATCGAGGTTTTGCACCCACCATACTGGGTGTAGTTCCCTATGCTGGCCTCAGCTTCTTTACCTATGAGACACTGAAGAAGCTACATGCTG AACGCAGCGGCCGCCCCTACCCCTACTCGTACGAGCGCCTGGCGTTTGGAGCCTGTGCGGGTCTCATTGGCCAGTCGGCGTCTTACCCTCTGGATGTGGTACGACGGCGCATGCAGACTGCGGGAGTCACCGGTCACACATATGGCACCATCCTGGGCACCATGAGGGAGATCGTGTCTGAGGAGGGGGTCATCCGCGGACTCTACAAAGGTCTCAGCATGAACTGGGTGAAGGGGCCTGTTGCAGTGGGGATCAGCTTTACGACGTTTGACCTTACTCAGATTCTCCTGAGGAAGCTGCATCAGATGGGCTACACGTCTCGATAA